A section of the Humulus lupulus chromosome 2, drHumLupu1.1, whole genome shotgun sequence genome encodes:
- the LOC133816436 gene encoding negative regulator of systemic acquired resistance SNI1-like yields the protein MATFLSCKSLLFVGLMSWVHLKESLLNMLLVYDEPKWKLEIVVQYFWKYVGKPSVRTRRSNGSVDDTTFSGALKCFSDITGTKSAVKRIGTEVIQLLLVHGFQGALEDELSAAESQQKP from the exons ATGGCTACATTCTTAAGCTGTAAATCACTGTTGTTTGTAGGTCTCATGAGCTGGGTGCATTTAAAAGAGTCTTTGCTTAACATGCTTTTG GTATACGATGAACCTAAATGGAAGCTTGAAATTGTTGTGCAGTACTTTTGGAAATATGTGGGAAAG CCTTCTGTCCGTACTCGTAGGTCTAATGGTTCTGTAGATGATACAACATTTAGTGGAGCATTGAAGTGCTTTTCAGATATCACCGGCACAAAAAGCGCTGTTAAAAGAATTGGGACTGAAGTAATTCAGTTACTCTTAGTACATGGATTTCAG GGAGCTTTGGAAGATGAACTATCCGCAGCAGAGAGCCAGCAAAAACCATAG
- the LOC133814958 gene encoding polyadenylate-binding protein-interacting protein 4-like: MNMQPAVHSRSSANGFGCRRGERDVGTRLENRSQSGKSNSNNRLTSTGEIRLQFLLFLVRIYFPLLKSINSMTWSKTGGHGSPSHDRLVYITTCFVGQHVDVHVKNGSIYSGIFHAANEKDFGIILKMARLTKDGSSRGQKSPAESVSKPPAKTLIIPSKELDVSVTSEGFLDEAQCEKQQEQIWSLQMYGFSDFAPCNSACEGSSYDCVYVPEKPVIISIYCQHS; this comes from the exons ATGAATATGCAACCGGCTGTCCATTCCAGATCATCTGCCAATGGATTTGGCTGTCGCAGAGGCGAAAGAGATGTGGGGACCAGGCTGGAGAACAGGTCACAGAGTGGGAAGTCAAATTCCAATAACAGATTAACATCTACTGGTGAAATTCGCTTACAATTTCTGTTGTTTCTTGTTAGGATTTATTTTCCATTGTTAAAGAGTATAAATTCTATGACATGGAGCAAAACTGGTGGCCATGGGAGTCCTTCGCATGATCGCTTAGTATATATAACTACTTGTTTTGTTGGTCAGCATGTGGATGTCCATGTGAAAAATGGATCCATATATTCTGGAATATTTCATGCAGCAAACGAAAAAGATTTTG GAATTATATTGAAGATGGCTCGCTTGACAAAAGATGGTAGCTCTCGAGGACAAAAGTCTCCCGCGGAGTCAGTTAGCAAGCCTCCCGCAAAGACATTGATTATACCTTCTAAAGAACTT GATGTTTCTGTTACAAGTGAGGGGTTTTTAGATGAGGCTCAGTGTGAAAAACAGCAAGAACAAATTTGGAGCTTACAAATGTATGGA TTCTCTGATTTTGCACCATGCAATAGTGCATGTGAAGGTAGTTCATATGATTGTGTTTATG TCCCTGAGAAACCTGTAATTATTTCAATATATTGTCAACATTCTTGA